The following are encoded together in the Pirellulales bacterium genome:
- the leuS gene encoding leucine--tRNA ligase: MPRYNHATVEPKWQQYWEQHRTFAAPRMPTGEKMYVLDMFPYPSGDGLHVGHPEGYTATDIVCRYQRMRGKAVMHPMGFDSFGLPAEEHAIRTNTPPRISTEKNIDNFRRQLKMLGFSFDWQRELATTDPEYFRWTQFIFLVLFDTWFDEDYEEPAAGSGQQAVGNQKQAVGGGQQVVGNQQPAAGSQPPAASLGRRGKGRPISELPIPHDVQQAGADAVRRYQDSHRLAYQHEAPVNWCPALGTVLANEEVVGGVSEVGGHPVVRQPLRQWMLHITAYADRLEQDLELVDWPASIKKLQSDWIGRSTGAEVDFYIGGDVGRIAPGESPGAKYEEWKSQRAKSGFPPESPGDVLRIYTTRPDTLFGATYMVIAPEHPFVSRLATPQQADAVRKYCEAAARKSDLDRTELAKEKTGVFTGSYAINPVNGQPVPIWVADYVLISYGTGAIMAVPAHDERDFEFAKAYRLPIVPVVKPTGQMGSGEWGMGNDGSDMKAAFVGDGEAINSGTYNYLSTPEFKLRIIADLAEQGLGLGAVNYKLRDWLFSRQRFWGEPFPILHELDASVKPTGLLRSVPPDQLPVNLPELADFKPIGRPEPLLEKAPAEWLYPVIDGKKYKRETNTMPQWAGSCWYYLRFLDNKNEKALIDPAVEKAWMPVDLYIGGAEHAVLHLLYSRFWHKVLFDRGYVSMPEPFMKLVNQGMILGSNGEKMSKSRGNVVNPDTVVEEYGADSLRLYEMFMGPLEATKPWSMAGVNGVFGFLGRAWRMIVADQAEQMQLNSALQKVAPTDEQNRTLHKTIAAVTKDLDHLDFNTAIARMMEFTNFFTKETVRPWEAMEKFVLLLSPFAPHIAEELWQVLGHDKTLAYEPWPQVDPHWLQEETVEVPVQINGKLRGKITMAAGAAATDPKALEAAAKADPKIAELLAGKTIVKVVAVPGRLVNFVVK, encoded by the coding sequence ATGCCGCGTTACAACCACGCCACCGTCGAGCCCAAGTGGCAACAGTATTGGGAACAGCACCGCACGTTTGCCGCTCCGCGCATGCCGACGGGCGAAAAAATGTACGTGCTCGATATGTTCCCCTACCCCAGCGGCGACGGCCTGCACGTGGGACATCCGGAAGGATATACGGCGACCGATATCGTCTGCCGCTACCAGCGAATGCGCGGCAAAGCGGTGATGCACCCGATGGGCTTCGACAGCTTCGGCCTGCCCGCCGAAGAGCATGCCATTCGCACCAACACACCGCCGCGGATCAGCACGGAAAAAAACATTGACAACTTCCGACGGCAGTTGAAAATGCTGGGCTTCAGCTTCGATTGGCAGCGGGAACTGGCGACCACCGATCCCGAGTACTTTCGCTGGACGCAATTCATTTTCCTGGTGCTGTTCGACACGTGGTTCGATGAGGATTACGAGGAGCCGGCAGCGGGCAGCGGGCAGCAGGCGGTGGGCAATCAGAAGCAGGCAGTAGGCGGCGGGCAGCAGGTAGTGGGCAATCAACAGCCGGCTGCCGGCAGCCAACCGCCAGCCGCCAGCTTAGGCCGCCGCGGCAAAGGGCGGCCGATCAGCGAATTGCCCATTCCCCACGATGTGCAGCAGGCCGGCGCGGACGCCGTGCGGCGCTATCAGGATTCGCACCGGCTGGCCTATCAACACGAAGCGCCGGTCAACTGGTGCCCGGCGCTGGGCACGGTGTTGGCCAACGAGGAAGTGGTCGGCGGCGTGAGCGAAGTCGGCGGCCATCCCGTCGTGCGGCAGCCGCTGCGGCAGTGGATGCTGCACATTACGGCGTACGCCGATCGGCTGGAACAAGATTTGGAACTGGTCGATTGGCCGGCCAGCATCAAAAAGCTGCAAAGCGATTGGATTGGCCGCAGCACCGGTGCGGAAGTCGATTTTTATATCGGCGGCGATGTCGGCCGCATTGCCCCCGGTGAATCACCAGGGGCTAAATATGAGGAGTGGAAATCCCAGCGCGCAAAATCGGGCTTTCCGCCTGAGTCGCCTGGCGATGTGCTCCGCATTTACACCACTCGGCCCGACACGCTGTTCGGCGCCACGTACATGGTGATTGCACCGGAGCACCCGTTTGTCAGCCGGTTGGCTACGCCGCAGCAGGCTGATGCCGTTCGAAAATACTGCGAAGCGGCGGCGCGAAAGAGCGATTTAGATCGCACGGAACTCGCTAAAGAAAAAACGGGCGTGTTCACCGGTAGCTACGCCATCAACCCCGTGAATGGCCAGCCCGTGCCGATTTGGGTGGCCGATTACGTGCTGATCAGTTATGGCACCGGCGCGATCATGGCCGTGCCCGCCCACGATGAGCGCGATTTTGAATTCGCCAAAGCGTACCGCCTACCGATTGTGCCGGTCGTGAAACCGACAGGGCAAATGGGGAGTGGGGAATGGGGAATGGGGAATGATGGCAGCGACATGAAAGCAGCTTTCGTCGGCGATGGCGAAGCGATCAACTCCGGCACATACAATTACCTGTCCACGCCGGAATTCAAGCTGCGGATTATCGCCGATTTAGCGGAGCAAGGCCTGGGACTGGGCGCCGTCAATTACAAACTGCGCGATTGGCTGTTTAGCCGTCAGCGGTTCTGGGGCGAGCCCTTTCCCATTTTGCACGAACTCGACGCTTCCGTAAAACCGACAGGGCTGCTGCGCAGCGTGCCGCCCGATCAACTGCCGGTCAATCTGCCGGAATTGGCGGATTTCAAACCCATCGGCCGTCCCGAGCCGCTGCTGGAAAAAGCGCCCGCCGAGTGGCTGTATCCCGTGATCGACGGCAAAAAATACAAGCGCGAAACCAACACCATGCCGCAATGGGCCGGCTCCTGTTGGTACTATCTCCGCTTTCTCGATAACAAAAACGAGAAAGCGCTGATCGACCCGGCCGTGGAAAAAGCGTGGATGCCGGTCGATTTGTACATCGGCGGCGCCGAACACGCCGTGCTGCATTTGCTCTATTCGCGCTTCTGGCACAAGGTGCTGTTCGATCGCGGTTACGTCAGCATGCCGGAACCGTTCATGAAGCTCGTGAACCAAGGAATGATTTTGGGTTCCAACGGGGAGAAAATGTCCAAAAGCCGTGGCAACGTGGTCAACCCCGACACGGTCGTGGAAGAGTACGGGGCCGATTCGCTCCGTCTGTACGAAATGTTCATGGGGCCGCTGGAAGCCACCAAGCCGTGGAGCATGGCGGGCGTGAATGGGGTGTTCGGTTTTCTGGGGCGGGCGTGGCGGATGATCGTGGCCGATCAGGCTGAGCAAATGCAGCTCAATTCGGCCCTGCAAAAAGTGGCGCCTACCGACGAGCAAAACCGCACACTGCACAAAACCATCGCCGCGGTCACCAAGGACCTTGATCATCTCGATTTCAACACCGCCATTGCCCGGATGATGGAATTCACCAATTTTTTCACTAAGGAAACCGTGCGGCCGTGGGAGGCGATGGAAAAATTCGTGCTGCTGCTGTCCCCGTTTGCTCCGCACATTGCCGAGGAATTGTGGCAAGTCCTGGGCCACGACAAGACCCTGGCTTATGAGCCTTGGCCGCAAGTCGATCCTCACTGGCTGCAAGAAGAGACGGTGGAAGTTCCCGTCCAGATCAACGGCAAGCTGCGAGGCAAAATCACAATGGCCGCCGGCGCGGCGGCAACCGACCCTAAGGCACTGGAAGC